GCATGAGCACCGGCGACGTGATCACCTGGTACGACCGCGGCGGCGCCGCCCACCGGATGCGGATCGTGAGCATCCGTGACGGCTGGGCCTCGGCCAACGGCGCGCCGGCGGCGACCCAGAGGGACGTCGTCGCCCAGCTCCAGACCTGCGAGACCTACTCGCCGACCGGCGCCTACGACCGCATCGTCGACCTGGTCGCCGCCTGACGCCGCGCTGCCGCGGTCAGCAGATCGACCGGGTGTAGCCCCCGTCGACGTTGTAGGCCACGCCGGTGATGAACCCCGCCCGCTCGGAGGCGAGGAAGATCACCAGCCCGGCGACGTCCTCCACGGTGCCGAAGCGCCCCACCGGCAGGAGCCGCGCGAAGGTGGTGAAGACCTCCTCGCGGGTGGCACCCGCGTCGGGGATGCGGGAGTCGGCGAGCCGGTCCCAGAGCGGGGTGCGGATCAGCGCCGGGCAGACTGCGTTCACCAGGATGCCGTATCCGGCGAGCTCATTGGCCATCGACTTCGAGAAGCAGAGCATCGCCGCCTTCGCCGCCTCGTAGTCGACCAGCCCGGGGATGGGGGAGTGGGCCCCGACCGCGGAGACGTTGACGATCCGGCCGCGTCCCCGGCGGCGCATGTGCGGCACCACCCCGCGGGTGAACCGCACCGCGCTGTGCAGGTTGATGTCGAGGCAGGACCGCCAGTCGTCGTCGGCGGTGTCGAGCCCGCGGCCGAACCAGGCGTCGCCGGCGTTGTTCACCAGGCAGTCGATGCGCCCGAAGTGCTCGACGGCGGCGGCCACGACCCGCTCCACACCGGCGGCGGTGGCGACGTCGGCCTCGACGCCGAGCGCGTCCACCCCGTGGGCACGCAGCTCCGTCACCGCGGTCTCCAGGCCCGCGGCACCGCGGGCGCAGATGGCGACGGCGGCACCCTCGCGGGCGAACTCCTCCGCGATCGCCCTGCCGATCCCCCGGCTCGCGGCGGTGACGAGCGCGACCGTACCTCCGAGTCCCAGGTCCATGGTGAGCTCCCCTGGTGGCCTATCCTCCGTGATGGTGAACGAGAGCTGGGCCACTCTGTGGGAGAG
Above is a window of Candidatus Dormiibacterota bacterium DNA encoding:
- a CDS encoding SDR family NAD(P)-dependent oxidoreductase — protein: MDLGLGGTVALVTAASRGIGRAIAEEFAREGAAVAICARGAAGLETAVTELRAHGVDALGVEADVATAAGVERVVAAAVEHFGRIDCLVNNAGDAWFGRGLDTADDDWRSCLDINLHSAVRFTRGVVPHMRRRGRGRIVNVSAVGAHSPIPGLVDYEAAKAAMLCFSKSMANELAGYGILVNAVCPALIRTPLWDRLADSRIPDAGATREEVFTTFARLLPVGRFGTVEDVAGLVIFLASERAGFITGVAYNVDGGYTRSIC